The genomic DNA AGCAACCTGCGATGGGGTCGAACGCGCACTCAATGTTTTTTGCGGAATCTTTTTGAAGCAAGTGGGCTCACTACGTGAACGAGCAATCGATATTGCTGCTTTGCGCATAGGCACCTTCAACCGCAGGCTCCAGAGCCGCTGCAACTAAGTCGGCGACCGGTAGCGTGCGCACTCGTAGAGCCTCTGTAGCTTAGAACAAACGCTCGGCAACAGCTGCAACAGATCTGCCCCGTTGGCGTCCTCAATTAACGTCATTTGCAACTGCGGCTCTCGCATGAGAATGGGGGGCCGAATGCCCAACCATACTCAACAGATGATGCTCGGATGCACGCATTCGCAGCATTTTCTGGTAAAGCTTCACGTACTCGGCTGCCATGCGCGTTGCGGAGAACCGCTCCTCGAAGCGGGCGCGGACGGCCTTTCGATCCAGCGAAAGCACTTTTGGCATTCTCTGTACGGCTTCGTCTGCGCTTTCGACGATGGATCCGGTGATGCCCTCTTCCACGATCTCGGCGACCGATCCTCCGCGGAACGCCAAGACGGGTGTGCCGCATGCCATGGCCTCGATCATGACGAGACCAAACGGCTCTGGCCAATCGATCGGAAACAGCAGTGCTGCGGCGTTTCCCAGAAATTCCGTTTTTTCGCTCTCATTGATTTCGCCGATGAACTCCACCCCCGGGCCGTCGAGCAACGGCGCAATGGTATCGCGGAAGTAGACCTCATCGGCATGATCGATCTTCGCGGCAATCTTCAACGGCAGTCCTGCTGCACGCGCGATTGCGATGGCGCGGTCTGGCCGCTTCTCGGGTGAAATTCGCCCGAGGAAGGCGAGATAGTTATCGCGCGGGTCATAGGCCGGCTTGTGCAGATCGAGCGGCAGCCCGTGGTATACAGTTGAGATGAAATTGGCTCGCGGCAGGGGCGCGCGCTGCGCGTTGGAGATCGACACCAACGGCATCTCAGGAAAATGGGCATAGAACGGCAGGTGGTCTGGCAGGTCCTGCCGCCCGTGGAGGGTCGTTAATGTCCGTCCCGCCTCGGTCCGAAACAGCGGAAAGTGCAAGTAGTCGACGTGGAAGTGGAGGACGTCGAACTCCACAGAGCGCTCCCGCACCTTGTCGAGCAGCACCATTTGATGCGGGGTGGAATTTGCAACATCCGGGTCGAGGCGCAGGGCCCGCGGCGTGCAGGGAACGAGCTCGGCGGAAGTGATGGAGTCCCCGCTCGCGAACAGGGTGATCTTGTGACCCTGTCTGACCAATTCTTCCGTCAGGTAGTGCACGGCCCGCTCAGTACCGCCATAGAGCCGGGGCGGCACGCTCTCGAATAGCGGGGCAATCTGCGCGATCTTCATTCGGTCCTCCGCATTTCCAATTCGGGACATTACTCGTCCAACATCAGGCCTGGGCGCCGCCAGCATGGCCATGCCGGCGCGCGGCAGCGCTATGAACCTCAGAAGGCATCACCCGTTCCGCGAGGGCACCATCCACTGCTATCATGGAGCGACGCCGCCTTGAGAATGGCTGTCCGCGACCAGCGGCGGTTATCTTCCGCCCGGCCCGCTCCGCAGCCGAGCGCCCGGGACTAAGCTCAAGGGGCCCGCGCGCGAGATCCCAAGCCGGCTAGGAGATCCGATGTTGACACCGAGCGCGGCGAAGCACGGCGGATCACTCGCAGGAAAGGATTCCAGAAGCGCTGTCTCGATCACAACGTCGGGGGCTGCTTGGGCCATGGTCAGTCTCACCTCAGGTAAGCTTCGAGGGACCGGCCGAGGCGCAGCAGGACGACAGGAACCCCTTCCAGATTCGTCTCAGCCGGACCCAACAAAGACATGGGTGCGACACTACAATTTTCGCAAGTCCTGGAAGGCCTTGAAACGATACGACCCGCTTCTAATTTCATGGGTAGCCGCGCAGCGATTGCACGGCAGGATCGGGCGCCTGGTACAGGGCCCGGTCAGCGGGCACCCGGCAGGTGTCCGGGGTGCTCTTATCCATGTTGCTCAATGGAGGATATGGCTATGACCACGCTTGATCTTGCCCCCCTGTGGCGATCGACGATCGGGTTCGATCGTCTGTTTGACCTTCTCGAGGACGACTCCGGCCGATGGACCGGCGGGGACAATTACCCGCCCTACGACATCGAACGTGTCGGTGAGGACCACTACCAAATCTCGCTGGCTCTTGCCGGCTTCACCCCTCACGAGGTCTCCATCACGGCCGAGCAGAACACGCTGACTGTCGAGGGTCGCAAAGCCGAAAAGGGCAGCCATCAATATCTCTATCAAGGCATCTCTTCGCGCCCGTTCCGACGGACCTTCAATCTGGCCGAGTACGTGCAAGTGAAGGGCGCCTCGTTCGAGGATGGCATGCTCAAGATCGATCTGGTTCGGGAGGTTCCCGAGGCGATGAAGCCGCGCCAGATTGCGATCGGCACACGTGATGATCACCAGCAAGGTGAGAACAAGCAAGCGGCATAACACCGCCTGCTCGCAATTGACTTTAGCGGCGTGGCTTCGCCGCGTCGCGAAGCTTAGGAACAAAAGAAAAGGAGAAGCTCTATGGCTATCACTGATCTGATCCCCTGGGGCCGCGGTCGTGATCTGACCACCCGTCGCTCCGAAAACTACAATCCGGTTCTAACCCTGCACCGGGAGATGAACCGACTATTCGACGACGTCTTCCGCGGCTTCGATGTCGCGCCATTTGGCGGCAGCTTTCTCGAGCAGTCGATGAATTGGCCGAGCATCGAGGTCAACGAGACCGACAAGGACGTGAAGGTCACGGCGGAATTGCCAGGTCTCGAGGAGAAAGACGTCCAGATCGAACTCGCTCATGGCGTTCTCTCGATCAAGGGAGAGAAGAAGACTGAGACGGAAGACAAGGATCGCCGGTTCAGCGAGCGGTATTACGGCAGATTTGAACGCCGCATCCCGATCGAAGACGTAGACCAGGACAAGATTTCTGCTGCGTTCAAGAACGGAGTGCTGACTGTCACCATGCCAAAGCTGCCGCAAGCAGACTCCAAGGTGAAGCGTATCGCGATCAACTCGAAATGACAAACTCGACGGGAGCGGCCTCCGCTCCCGTCGTGCTTCTACTAGAGCAACCGTCCCGGGGGATGTGCCCGACCATGGACACAAAGCGGAAATCGAGTTTTGCAGGCGCTTCGGATGTCGTTGCACATGCGGAGATCGCGGCTCAGCACATCAAGGAATTGAAAGTGGCCTGTGCGAATGGGGATAAGGACGGAGCCCGTCGATCGCTGCGCCAAGCGATCAGCGAACTTGAGTTGGCTCGCGCGATGGTGCGGACCGGTCTCGACTGAGAGCGAGCGGAGCTAAGTTGCGTTCGCATGCGCCCGGCTTGAGTAGACTATTGGCTGGCTTTTGTGTGTAGCATCGCTTCGATCTTGGCTGAGAGTTCCCGCGAGGAAAACGGCTTGCTGAGGAGCATACTGCCGTTCATACGTTTGCCGGTTTCTTCGATGAGATCTGGATAGCCGCTGCAGTACACGACGGGCAGGCCGGGCTGCTGCCGTTGAAGTTCAAGCCCGACGTCCAGCCCTGAGACGCCAGGCATCGCGAGGTCGATAAGCGCCAAATCGATGGCTTGATGCGAAAGGGTTGCCAGCGCAGCATCCAGATTGTCAGCCGCGATCGCCTGGTACCCGAGATCGTCAAGCATGCTCCGGGTCGTTTCGAGCACGCTGGCGTCATCGTCCACAACAAGGATGTGCTCCCTTGCGCCTACAGGTGGAGTACTCAATTGCCGATCTTCGCGTCCCACAAGTACATCGGTCGATCGGGGCAAGAGGA from Bradyrhizobium sp. CCBAU 53351 includes the following:
- a CDS encoding glycosyltransferase family 4 protein; the protein is MKIAQIAPLFESVPPRLYGGTERAVHYLTEELVRQGHKITLFASGDSITSAELVPCTPRALRLDPDVANSTPHQMVLLDKVRERSVEFDVLHFHVDYLHFPLFRTEAGRTLTTLHGRQDLPDHLPFYAHFPEMPLVSISNAQRAPLPRANFISTVYHGLPLDLHKPAYDPRDNYLAFLGRISPEKRPDRAIAIARAAGLPLKIAAKIDHADEVYFRDTIAPLLDGPGVEFIGEINESEKTEFLGNAAALLFPIDWPEPFGLVMIEAMACGTPVLAFRGGSVAEIVEEGITGSIVESADEAVQRMPKVLSLDRKAVRARFEERFSATRMAAEYVKLYQKMLRMRASEHHLLSMVGHSAPHSHARAAVANDVN
- a CDS encoding Hsp20 family protein, translating into MTTLDLAPLWRSTIGFDRLFDLLEDDSGRWTGGDNYPPYDIERVGEDHYQISLALAGFTPHEVSITAEQNTLTVEGRKAEKGSHQYLYQGISSRPFRRTFNLAEYVQVKGASFEDGMLKIDLVREVPEAMKPRQIAIGTRDDHQQGENKQAA
- a CDS encoding Hsp20/alpha crystallin family protein, coding for MAITDLIPWGRGRDLTTRRSENYNPVLTLHREMNRLFDDVFRGFDVAPFGGSFLEQSMNWPSIEVNETDKDVKVTAELPGLEEKDVQIELAHGVLSIKGEKKTETEDKDRRFSERYYGRFERRIPIEDVDQDKISAAFKNGVLTVTMPKLPQADSKVKRIAINSK